One Bradysia coprophila strain Holo2 chromosome IV unlocalized genomic scaffold, BU_Bcop_v1 contig_144, whole genome shotgun sequence DNA window includes the following coding sequences:
- the LOC119071216 gene encoding uncharacterized protein LOC119071216 isoform X2 translates to MNALKQLLKKSSKSESFSKIFHAEANQYFEQKKYFDALHSYNKSLCHAKPNSVDLVNAYTGRSAVYFEMKRYADSLENIRLARIQTVFVENANLDERESCCNEYLKGENFNNAGEKLSLSYAAHSRVPFLANCLELNEDVKFGRYIKTNRDLRPGDVVAIEEPLLKFIGVKARHIHRYQRCYNCFKSNHLNLLPGPHSVMSCSQACHDLSAEKNLDFDELIETELDWKVVKMIRIKDNSLEVTGGLDKLQELYYGGTKTLFDFDLSHLHEGELQNALLKCSISLIGGTNGKTDSKLDVFKLMIGAYDERYRDFLVQYVGYMMNVCRKTQFSLNMFDEQLGQFEKIAHEKFVFIVAKPIRAGEQLFICYRKTFLEEPLASRQKALLEQYGFKCDCPACKLNYQPKINASMVNGLQMEYIRDHKAHSIRAEVMKNWNELESCFDKHTPHETAEIIVKNKFLLEFMNSKFM, encoded by the exons ATGAATGCACTGAAGCAACtattgaaaaaatcgtcaaaatctGAGTCATTctctaaaatatttcatgCAGAAGCCAATCAGTATTtcgaacagaaaaaatattttgatgctTTGCACTCGTACAACAAGAGCTTGTGCCATGCAAAACCAAATTCAGTGGACCTGGTAAATGCATACACTGGTCGTTCGGCCGTCTACTTTGAAATGAAGCGTTATGCCGATAGTCTCGAAAATATCAGACTCGCTCGTATTCAAACGGTGTTCGTAGAGAACGCTAATCTTGATGAGCGCGAGTCTTGTTGTAACGAATATTTAAAGGGCGAAAACTTCAACAACGCTGGAGAGAAATTATCGTTGTCCTATGCTGCACACTCACGAGTTCCGTTTCTAGCCAATTGTCTAGAACTGAATGAGGATGTCAAATTCGGACGTTACATTAAAACGAATCGAGATCTTAGGCCAGGCGATGTAGTTGCAATCGAAGAGCCACTCTTAAAGTTTATTGGTGTTAAGGCGAGGCATATTCACAGATATCAGCGATGCTACAACTGTTTCAAGTCAAACCATTTAAATTTACTACCCGGTCCTCATTCAG TGATGTCGTGTTCACAGGCTTGTCACGATTTATCTGCGGAAAAGAATTTGGATTTTGACGAACTGATTGAAACTGAGCTCGATTGGAAGGTTGTAAAAATGATTCGAATCAAGGATAACTCACTAGAAGTCACGGGTGGTTTAGACAAACTTCAGGAACTGTATTACGGCGGAACGAAAACTTTATTCGACTTTGATCTAAGTCATTTGCACGAAGGCGAATTACAAAATGCTCTGTTGAAATGCTCAATTTCACTGATTGGAGGAACAAACGGCAAGACAGATTCTAAATTAGATGTGTTCAAATTGATGATTGGTGCGTATGATGAAAGGTACAGAGACTTTTTGGTCCAATATGTTGGTTATATGATGAACGTCTGCCGTAAGACACAATTTTCCTTAAATATGTTCGACGAACAACTCGGGCAATTCGAAAAAATT GCACATGAAAAGTTTGTCTTCATCGTCGCAAAACCGATCAGAGCCGGTGAACAATTATTTATCTGTTACAG AAAAACTTTCTTGGAAGAGCCATTAGCTAGCCGACAGAAAGCACTGTTGGAGCAATATGGATTTAAGTGTGATTGTCCGGCATGTAAACTCAATtatcaaccaaaaattaatGCATCTATGGTCAATGGTCTACAAATGGAATACATCCGTGACCATAAAGCTCACTCAATTCGTGCCGAGGTGATGAAGAATTGGAATGAACTTGAATCTTGCTTCGATAAGCATACACCTCATGAAACAGCAGAgattattgtaaaaaataagTTTCTTCTTGAATTcatgaattcaaaatttatgtga
- the LOC119071416 gene encoding odorant receptor 2a-like, producing MRPIPTNQTKLGLRLTTLLFIFGLWPNTSLKRTYKVYSYVLHFLTSFLMALTMLVKLVNNINNVEAVMELLYPMLMVIAYLLKLLNYYTFGENIVNSSNKLLNLQLNNNRSDGKIYHSRLSSLTKLISFLYCVSNFAWGVACSKTFLGASIDLPVSSEYPLNWRENKLYFWIVYLHQSFSGFILVNSHIGMDCFAYYLMGMTAAHFEILQSHIQLIGSGIDEGNRNDLKELEFSSLSIKLCIDEHQQILRLVRNIEKYFSIQFVSQIFLSGVILSGGTFQLTIITPSENLFQFTFIVTFMLTVTTQTLFYTYFGDGIETTSNLVSNAIYSCNWYVLPASIRKDLIIAMERVKRYSSITAGKLLSLNLALFSDIITLAYRLYTLLKGAF from the exons ATGAGACCTATTCCTACCAATCAAACGAAATTAGGTCTACGTCTGACAACTCTACTGTTCATATTCGGTCTATGGCCAAATACATCGCTGAAGAGGACATATAAGGTTTACTCATatgttcttcattttttaacgTCCTTTCTAATGGCCCTAACAATGTTGGTGAAGTTAGTTAACAATATCAATAACGTGGAAGCGGTCATGGAATTGTTGTATCCAATGCTGATGGTAATCGCATACCTGTTGAAATTGCTGAACTATTACACATTCGGAGAGAATATTGTGAACTCTTCCAACAAACTCTTAAACTTACAATTGAATAATAATCGATCAGATGGCAAAATTTACCATTCTCGCCTGAGCTCGTTAACGAAACTTATCTCATTCCTCTATTGCGTCAGTAATTTTGCATGGGGTGTAGCCTGCTCAAAAACTTTCCTGGGAGCAAGTATTGACTTACCTGTATCCAGCGAGTATCCTTTAAATTGGAGAGAGAACAAATTATATTTCTGGATTGTCTACTTACATCAGTCGTTCAGCGGATTCATTCTAGTCAATAGCCACATTGGTATGGATTGCTTTGCATATTATTTGATGGGCATGACTGCAGCACATTTTGAGATATTGCAATCGCATATTCAACTCATAGGAAGTGGTATTGACGAAGGGAACCGAAATGACTTGAAGGAATTGGAATTCTCTAGTCTGTCGATCAAATTGTGCATCGACGAACACCAACAAATATTGAG ACTGGTTCGTAACATTGAAAAGTACTTTTCGATACAATTTGTTTCACAGATATTTCTTAGTGGAGTCATTCTAAGCGGTGGAACCTTTCAACTGACGATA ATAACTCCGTCCGAGAATCTGTTCCAATTCACTTTCATTGTTACATTTATGTTGACGGTAACAACTCAAACATTGTTTTATACTTACTTTGGAGATGGTATCGAAACTACGAGCAATCTAGTGTCGAACGCAATCTATTCGTGCAATTGGTACGTTTTACCAGCATCAATTCGCAAGGACCTTATTATTGCTATGGAGCGAGTAAAGCGATATTCTTCCATCACAGCCGGAAAGTTGCTCTCGTTGAATTTGGCTCTTTTTTCAGAT ATCATCACGTTAGCCTATCGTTTATACACACTTCTTAAAGGAGCATTTTAG
- the LOC119071216 gene encoding SET and MYND domain-containing protein DDB_G0273589-like isoform X1 has translation MNALKQLLKKSSKSESFSKIFHAEANQYFEQKKYFDALHSYNKSLCHAKPNSVDLVNAYTGRSAVYFEMKRYADSLENIRLARIQTVFVENANLDERESCCNEYLKGENFNNAGEKLSLSYAAHSRVPFLANCLELNEDVKFGRYIKTNRDLRPGDVVAIEEPLLKFIGVKARHIHRYQRCYNCFKSNHLNLLPGPHSVMSCSQACHDLSAEKNLDFDELIETELDWKVVKMIRIKDNSLEVTGGLDKLQELYYGGTKTLFDFDLSHLHEGELQNALLKCSISLIGGTNGKTDSKLDVFKLMIGAYDERYRDFLVQYVGYMMNVCRKTQFSLNMFDEQLGQFEKIGNCLLPFGGLLNHSCDPNVFWVSAHEKFVFIVAKPIRAGEQLFICYRKTFLEEPLASRQKALLEQYGFKCDCPACKLNYQPKINASMVNGLQMEYIRDHKAHSIRAEVMKNWNELESCFDKHTPHETAEIIVKNKFLLEFMNSKFM, from the exons ATGAATGCACTGAAGCAACtattgaaaaaatcgtcaaaatctGAGTCATTctctaaaatatttcatgCAGAAGCCAATCAGTATTtcgaacagaaaaaatattttgatgctTTGCACTCGTACAACAAGAGCTTGTGCCATGCAAAACCAAATTCAGTGGACCTGGTAAATGCATACACTGGTCGTTCGGCCGTCTACTTTGAAATGAAGCGTTATGCCGATAGTCTCGAAAATATCAGACTCGCTCGTATTCAAACGGTGTTCGTAGAGAACGCTAATCTTGATGAGCGCGAGTCTTGTTGTAACGAATATTTAAAGGGCGAAAACTTCAACAACGCTGGAGAGAAATTATCGTTGTCCTATGCTGCACACTCACGAGTTCCGTTTCTAGCCAATTGTCTAGAACTGAATGAGGATGTCAAATTCGGACGTTACATTAAAACGAATCGAGATCTTAGGCCAGGCGATGTAGTTGCAATCGAAGAGCCACTCTTAAAGTTTATTGGTGTTAAGGCGAGGCATATTCACAGATATCAGCGATGCTACAACTGTTTCAAGTCAAACCATTTAAATTTACTACCCGGTCCTCATTCAG TGATGTCGTGTTCACAGGCTTGTCACGATTTATCTGCGGAAAAGAATTTGGATTTTGACGAACTGATTGAAACTGAGCTCGATTGGAAGGTTGTAAAAATGATTCGAATCAAGGATAACTCACTAGAAGTCACGGGTGGTTTAGACAAACTTCAGGAACTGTATTACGGCGGAACGAAAACTTTATTCGACTTTGATCTAAGTCATTTGCACGAAGGCGAATTACAAAATGCTCTGTTGAAATGCTCAATTTCACTGATTGGAGGAACAAACGGCAAGACAGATTCTAAATTAGATGTGTTCAAATTGATGATTGGTGCGTATGATGAAAGGTACAGAGACTTTTTGGTCCAATATGTTGGTTATATGATGAACGTCTGCCGTAAGACACAATTTTCCTTAAATATGTTCGACGAACAACTCGGGCAATTCGAAAAAATTGGTAATTGTTTGCTACCATTTGGTGGACTGCTAAACCATTCGTGTGATCCGAACGTTTTCTGGGTTTCCGCACATGAAAAGTTTGTCTTCATCGTCGCAAAACCGATCAGAGCCGGTGAACAATTATTTATCTGTTACAG AAAAACTTTCTTGGAAGAGCCATTAGCTAGCCGACAGAAAGCACTGTTGGAGCAATATGGATTTAAGTGTGATTGTCCGGCATGTAAACTCAATtatcaaccaaaaattaatGCATCTATGGTCAATGGTCTACAAATGGAATACATCCGTGACCATAAAGCTCACTCAATTCGTGCCGAGGTGATGAAGAATTGGAATGAACTTGAATCTTGCTTCGATAAGCATACACCTCATGAAACAGCAGAgattattgtaaaaaataagTTTCTTCTTGAATTcatgaattcaaaatttatgtga